CCCTGCCCGCGGGCGTGGACGTCGAGAAGGAGACGGTCATCACCGGCCGTGTCCTCGACACCGACGGCCAGCCCATCGGCGGCGCCTTCGTGCGCCTGCTCGACGGCACCGGTGAGTTCACCGCCGAGGTCGTCGCCTCGGGCACCGGCGATTTCCGTTTCTTCGCCGCACCGGGCGAGTGGACCATCCGCGCCCTGTCCTCCTCGGGCAACGGCACCGCGCAGGTCTCCCCGACCGGCGCCGGAGTCCACAACGTCGACGTGACCGCCGACGAGAAGAAGTAGCCACACACCCTGCCTTCCGGCCCGATGCCGTCTCGCCCGAGACGACATCGGGCCGGACGCGTGTCAGGGCCCTGTCGACGCTCGCTACCGGCGGTTCTGCTCGGCCACCAGATCGGCGATCCAGTCGACGATCCGCTCGCTCTCCCAGTACCACGGGTCGTGCGGGTTGTTGTTCCAATACAGCATGTGCTGGACGAAGCCCAGGAAGATGTAGGGCTGGAGCACCAGGTCCGCGAGATCGCGGTTGTCCTCGACGAATCGTGGGCCCTCGAGCGCCAGCTTCTCCCGCACCAGCGGGGCGCCTTCGCGGGTCGCCCACCGCGCGGCATCCGCGAACTCGGCCACGGACAGTTCGTTCCGTCCCGGCGCGTCCGTGCGATCCGCGGCGCGGCGGAGCAGGTCGAGATACGACTCGTCCGAATCGAACCACTCCGGATTCCGCACGGTGTCCAGCACGACGCTCGCCACGAGGCCGCGGACGGCCGCCACGAAATCGTCCACC
This genomic interval from Rhodococcus triatomae contains the following:
- a CDS encoding DUF1416 domain-containing protein yields the protein MCGAPVQTQTLPAGVDVEKETVITGRVLDTDGQPIGGAFVRLLDGTGEFTAEVVASGTGDFRFFAAPGEWTIRALSSSGNGTAQVSPTGAGVHNVDVTADEKK